A window from Schistosoma haematobium chromosome 1, whole genome shotgun sequence encodes these proteins:
- the TNFRSF4 gene encoding Tumor necrosis factor receptor super member 4, variant 3 (EggNog:ENOG410VBJF~COG:T) translates to MNNSNYTISSNENNETVTTTVSSIEGTGGVVEIQTETCDDPLKEFVSPVRGIPRCCRKCEPGNGMLRLCSNAEDTQCRPCKPGFEFSPFRSATKKCLHCRRCEEIHPLAKTRNECTPITDTICQCEKPYYMSEKEQTCKPCTVCKPGEGIVQACGWNSDTQCQSCPAGFWSAQSIDNVKCIPCQSCGKDQVLVKQCSPTSDTLCCPLNNPNCTHELSMYFVMLFLLLLSFCRE, encoded by the exons ATGAATAACAGTAATTATACCATCAGTAgcaatgaaaacaatgaaacaGTAACTACGACAGTGAGCAGTATCGAAGGAACTGGAGGTGTTGTGGAAATACAAACC gAAACTTGTGACGACCCATTAAAAGAATTTGTATCTCCTGTACGTGGTATACCACGTTGTTGTCGTAAATGTGAACCCGGCAATGGTATGTTACGTTTATGCTCAAATGCAGAAGATACACAATGCCGACCATGTAAACCAGGTTTTGAATTTTCGCCTTTCAGAAGTGCAACAAAAAAATGTTTGCACTGTCGACGTTGTGAAGAG ATTCATCCATTAGCGAAAACACGTAATGAATGCACTCCCATAACAGACACAATATGTCAATgtgaaaaaccatactatatgTCAGAAAAAGAACAAACATGCAAACCATGCACTGTTTGTAAACCTGGTGAAGGTATAGTACA GGCATGTGGTTGGAATTCCGATACACAATGTCAATCATGTCCGGCTGGTTTCTGGTCTGCACAAAGTATTGATAATGTAAAGTGTATACCTTGTCAATCATGTGGAAAAGATCAAGTTTTAGTAAAACAATGTTCACCAACATCAGATACTCTTTGTTGTCCATTAAATAATCCCAACTGTACACATGAATTGTCAATGTATTTCG TgatgttgtttttattattattatcgttttgTCGGGAATAA